One window of the Klebsiella sp. WP3-W18-ESBL-02 genome contains the following:
- a CDS encoding cobyrinate a,c-diamide synthase, translating into MAARQHAFVLAGTGSGCGKTTVTLGLLTLLQRRGLRVQPYKVGPDYLDTGWHSALSGVTSHNLDSYMLPAPTLNALFCEHMQQADVAVIEGVMGLYDGYGTDPDYCSSAAMAKQLGCPVILLVDGKAVSTSIAATVMGFQHFDPRLNIAGVIVNRVNSEGHFQLLKHAIERYCGLPVLGYVPHVDGVSLPERHLGLVTARESALDNGPWQDFATVLERTLDADRLLELSALRTLPSGQWPPMPDSGAGLTLALADDEAFNFYYPDNLALLLRAGVKIVRFSPLHDAVLPDCQMIWLGGGYPELHARALADNQPMLTQLRAAHERGVAIYAECGGLMYLGTTLEDKNGDTYAMADILPGHSKMGSRLTRFGYCEAQAQQPTLLAAPGDVLRGHEFHYSDFTAQTPAVMACRKTRDGAVLQQWAGGWQRGNTFASYLHLHFAQNPSMLNHWFAAARSAQ; encoded by the coding sequence ATGGCAGCCAGACAGCACGCATTTGTTCTCGCCGGGACCGGCAGCGGCTGTGGTAAAACCACGGTAACGCTGGGTCTGCTTACGCTGTTACAGCGACGCGGCCTGCGCGTTCAGCCTTACAAAGTCGGGCCGGACTACCTTGATACCGGCTGGCACAGCGCCCTTAGCGGCGTTACCTCCCATAATCTCGACAGCTATATGCTGCCTGCCCCCACGCTTAATGCGCTGTTCTGCGAACATATGCAGCAGGCCGATGTTGCCGTCATTGAAGGCGTCATGGGCCTTTACGATGGCTACGGCACCGACCCTGATTATTGCAGCAGCGCGGCGATGGCGAAACAGCTGGGCTGTCCGGTGATTCTGCTGGTGGACGGTAAGGCGGTTTCAACTTCTATTGCCGCGACGGTGATGGGGTTTCAGCACTTCGATCCCCGCTTGAATATCGCTGGCGTCATCGTGAATCGCGTCAACAGCGAGGGCCACTTCCAGCTGCTTAAGCACGCCATTGAACGCTACTGCGGCCTTCCTGTGCTGGGCTATGTGCCGCACGTGGACGGCGTATCGTTGCCGGAGCGCCATCTTGGGCTGGTCACTGCCCGAGAATCGGCGCTCGACAATGGGCCATGGCAAGACTTTGCTACCGTGCTGGAGCGAACGCTGGATGCCGATCGTCTGCTTGAACTGAGCGCATTGCGCACTTTACCTTCCGGCCAATGGCCGCCCATGCCGGACTCCGGCGCGGGGCTGACGCTCGCCCTTGCCGATGATGAAGCCTTCAACTTCTACTACCCGGACAATCTGGCACTGCTGCTGCGTGCTGGCGTGAAGATTGTGCGCTTTAGCCCGCTGCATGACGCGGTGCTGCCCGATTGCCAGATGATCTGGCTCGGCGGCGGTTACCCGGAACTGCACGCCCGTGCCCTTGCAGATAACCAGCCAATGCTGACGCAGCTGCGCGCGGCGCACGAGCGCGGCGTGGCGATTTACGCCGAATGCGGCGGCCTGATGTACCTTGGCACCACGCTGGAAGATAAGAACGGTGATACCTACGCAATGGCCGATATTCTGCCCGGCCACAGCAAAATGGGCTCCCGGCTGACCCGCTTTGGCTACTGCGAAGCGCAGGCGCAGCAGCCAACGCTGCTCGCTGCTCCCGGCGACGTGCTGCGCGGCCACGAATTCCACTATTCCGATTTTACCGCCCAGACGCCTGCGGTGATGGCGTGCCGTAAAACCCGCGACGGCGCGGTGCTCCAGCAGTGGGCCGGTGGCTGGCAACGTGGCAATACTTTTGCCAGCTACCTGCATCTCCATTTTGCTCAGAACCCGTCGATGCTCAACCACTGGTTTGCCGCCGCAAGGAGTGCCCAATGA
- the cbiB gene encoding adenosylcobinamide-phosphate synthase CbiB, translating into MTLLAWCLAWGLDFIIGDPHSWPHPVRWIGNLINAVQRAVRRMCHTDLALRIGGGVMWLVVVGLSYAVAWGVLHLAASVHPWLGFGVEVWMIFTVLAGRCLAQSAQAVERPLRAGDLAESRIKLSWIVGRDTSQLQPEQINRAVVETVAENTVDGIIAPLFFLLLGGAPLAMAYKAVNTLDSMVGYKHEKYRAIGMVSARLDDVANFIPARLSWLLIGLAAFICRDNGARALRIGWRDRKNHSSPNCAWSEATVAGALGIRLGGPNDYFGERVNKPWIGDAHRPIAIDDISRTIRLMWVASTLALLLFMAVRFWLIGVA; encoded by the coding sequence ATGACGCTGCTGGCCTGGTGCCTGGCCTGGGGGCTTGATTTCATCATCGGCGACCCGCACAGCTGGCCGCATCCAGTGCGCTGGATAGGCAACCTGATTAACGCCGTGCAGCGCGCGGTGCGCAGGATGTGTCATACCGACCTTGCGCTGCGTATTGGCGGCGGGGTGATGTGGCTGGTGGTGGTGGGGCTGAGTTACGCCGTTGCCTGGGGCGTGCTGCACCTCGCCGCGAGCGTGCATCCGTGGCTGGGTTTTGGCGTTGAGGTGTGGATGATTTTCACGGTGCTGGCCGGGCGCTGCCTGGCGCAGTCGGCGCAGGCGGTCGAACGTCCGCTGCGGGCAGGCGATCTTGCCGAAAGCCGTATCAAGCTGTCGTGGATTGTCGGGCGCGATACCTCACAGCTACAGCCGGAACAGATCAACCGCGCGGTGGTGGAGACGGTGGCGGAAAACACCGTCGACGGCATTATCGCGCCGCTCTTCTTCCTGTTGCTCGGCGGCGCGCCGCTGGCGATGGCCTACAAAGCGGTGAACACCCTCGACTCGATGGTGGGTTACAAGCACGAAAAATACCGGGCAATTGGCATGGTCAGCGCGCGTCTCGACGACGTGGCGAACTTCATTCCCGCGCGTCTGAGCTGGCTGCTGATTGGCCTTGCCGCCTTTATCTGCCGCGATAATGGCGCGCGCGCGCTGCGTATCGGCTGGCGCGACCGTAAAAACCACAGCAGCCCCAACTGCGCCTGGTCTGAAGCGACCGTCGCCGGGGCGCTGGGCATCCGTCTTGGCGGCCCTAACGACTATTTTGGCGAGCGGGTGAACAAGCCGTGGATTGGCGACGCGCATCGCCCGATTGCCATTGATGATATTTCCCGAACGATTCGACTGATGTGGGTAGCGTCAACGCTGGCCCTGCTGCTGTTTATGGCGGTCAGGTTCTGGCTTATCGGCGTGGCCTGA
- a CDS encoding cobalt-precorrin-8 methylmutase — MNYIQQPQAIERKSFEIISEIIAQTRPEYRFASPLHEAIIKRVIHTTADFEWLDILWFSPDALTRLCEALSRPCTLYTDTTMVLSGINKNLLATFGGECRCYISDPRVVREAKAQGITRSMAAVDIAAKEEGDKVFVFGNAPTALFRLMEHNALEVGGVIGVPVGFVGAAESKEALSKSSLPGIAALGRKGGSNVAAAIVNAILYHLQGAR, encoded by the coding sequence ATGAACTATATCCAGCAACCGCAAGCGATTGAGCGCAAAAGCTTCGAGATTATCAGCGAGATTATCGCGCAAACGCGCCCGGAGTATCGCTTCGCCAGCCCCTTGCACGAAGCGATTATCAAACGGGTGATCCACACCACCGCCGACTTCGAGTGGCTGGATATTTTGTGGTTCTCGCCGGATGCATTAACCCGCCTGTGCGAGGCGCTGAGCCGCCCGTGCACGCTCTACACCGACACCACCATGGTACTTTCCGGCATCAACAAAAACCTGCTGGCCACCTTCGGCGGCGAGTGCCGCTGCTACATCAGCGACCCGCGCGTGGTGCGCGAGGCCAAAGCGCAGGGCATTACCCGCTCGATGGCGGCGGTGGACATTGCCGCCAAAGAGGAGGGCGACAAAGTGTTTGTCTTCGGTAATGCGCCAACCGCGCTGTTTCGCCTGATGGAGCATAACGCGCTGGAGGTCGGCGGGGTGATTGGCGTGCCGGTCGGGTTTGTCGGTGCGGCGGAATCCAAAGAGGCGCTGAGCAAAAGCAGCCTGCCGGGCATTGCCGCGCTGGGGCGTAAAGGTGGCAGCAACGTTGCGGCGGCGATCGTCAACGCCATTCTCTACCATCTGCAGGGGGCGCGATGA
- the cbiD gene encoding cobalt-precorrin-5B (C(1))-methyltransferase CbiD, giving the protein MSEPAFDAPVWHNGKALRKGYTTGSSATAAAKVAALMVMRQHLIHQISIVTPSGVTLNLNVESPHVEGQQGIAAIRKDGGDDIDATHGMLIFARVTVNDSGEIILRGGEGVGTVTRKGIGLPIGSAAINRTPRHTIETAVREAIGPARGAEVEIFAPEGEERAKKTYNARLGILGGISIIGTTGIVTPMSEESWKRSLALELEMKRAAGLARVVLVPGNHGERFVREQMGIDSQVVVTMSNFVGYMIEESVRLGFRQIVLIGHPGKLVKIAAGIFHTHSHIADGRMETLVAHLALLGAPLELLTLVSECDTTEAAMEHIDAHGFQKIYNHLAKRICQRVLERLRFTQNPPICDAIMFAFDNQILGSNRPVNEIVKDMQC; this is encoded by the coding sequence ATGAGCGAGCCCGCCTTTGATGCCCCGGTGTGGCATAACGGCAAAGCGCTGCGCAAAGGCTACACCACCGGCTCCAGCGCCACGGCGGCGGCGAAAGTCGCCGCGCTGATGGTGATGCGCCAGCACCTGATTCACCAGATCTCGATTGTCACGCCGTCGGGCGTGACGCTAAACCTGAATGTCGAATCCCCGCACGTCGAAGGCCAGCAGGGTATTGCCGCCATCCGCAAAGATGGCGGCGATGATATCGACGCTACCCACGGGATGCTGATTTTTGCTCGCGTCACCGTCAACGACAGCGGCGAGATTATCCTGCGCGGCGGCGAAGGTGTTGGCACCGTTACCCGCAAAGGCATCGGGTTGCCCATCGGCAGCGCGGCGATTAATCGTACCCCGCGACACACCATTGAAACCGCCGTTCGTGAAGCCATCGGCCCGGCGCGCGGCGCAGAGGTGGAGATTTTTGCCCCAGAGGGCGAAGAGCGGGCGAAGAAAACCTATAACGCGCGGCTGGGCATTCTGGGCGGCATTTCGATTATTGGCACCACCGGTATCGTGACGCCGATGTCGGAAGAGAGCTGGAAACGCTCGCTGGCGTTGGAACTGGAGATGAAACGTGCCGCCGGGTTGGCGCGCGTGGTGCTGGTACCGGGCAACCACGGCGAACGCTTCGTACGCGAGCAGATGGGCATTGACTCGCAGGTGGTGGTCACCATGAGCAACTTTGTCGGCTACATGATTGAAGAGTCGGTGCGCCTTGGCTTCCGCCAGATTGTGCTGATTGGCCACCCCGGCAAGCTGGTCAAAATCGCCGCCGGGATTTTCCACACCCACAGCCATATCGCCGACGGGCGCATGGAGACGTTGGTGGCCCATCTGGCGCTGCTCGGCGCGCCCCTTGAACTGCTCACTCTGGTGAGCGAGTGCGACACCACCGAAGCGGCAATGGAACACATTGACGCTCACGGCTTCCAGAAAATCTACAACCATCTGGCCAAGCGCATCTGCCAGCGTGTGCTGGAGCGGCTGCGCTTCACGCAAAATCCGCCCATCTGCGATGCCATCATGTTTGCCTTTGATAACCAGATCCTCGGCAGCAATCGCCCGGTCAACGAGATCGTCAAGGACATGCAATGTTAA